The Bdellovibrio bacteriovorus DNA segment GTCATTTATTTGCAATGTAATTTTCATGTTTTTGAGTGGCATAAAGTAAGGCTGTTGAACCATGCTTAGATTCATAAGTGGCAAGCGGGCTAGTGCAACCTTAGAGCCGAGAAGTTTCTTTTTGGGGGAACTCATAATCGGAGCATCTCCTTTTACATAAGTTGAAGCTGCAAATCTGGTCGTTGCTCCAATCTCTTGATATGTCCACATAGTACTGTGGTAAAACTTTACGCTTTCTGGCTCATCAGGTAAGAAAAGTTCAAGAATTGGAATTTGAGCGTGTGCTACGAGTATGTTAATAGCATTATGGGCATAAGGTTTGGGTTGGTTTAGTGGAGCTTGAAAAACTATTTCAACTTTTGCAGAAATAGTTTTTACTTTGTTTTTTTCTGACTGAAGGTCGGCACTTAGTAGTTTGTTATTATTTTCTTGAGTTTGTAATTGCTTCTCGAGCTCTAAAGACTTGTTTTTCAGTGTCAGAATCTCAATTTGATCAGATTTCTGACGATTTTCAGACTCCTGGGATTCTTTATAGGTAAAAAAAGCACCTGTGAATGTTGATACCACAATTAGGAATGAAATTACTTTTAGAATATCCCTAATGCGCGGGTTGTGAGATAAAAATGTGTCTAGCGGCCACTGTAATGCTGCGAGAATACCGCCGATGAGGGTCCAGGCAATTGAATTCATTTGGTTTGGTTTCGCTTTCTATGTAAGTCAGGCCAATTTTAGAATTTTAGCGACTACGGCAACTACGATTGCGAGATTGAAGTAAGATATCATCATTTGAATCCAAATTAAAAAACGCACGTTATCCGTAATTGGGATGATTTCTGATGGCACGTTGTTTGTGGCAACCATTGTAGACGTATATACGAAGTCTAAGAATCGTGGTCGCATCATCAATGAATTTAGGTCAAAAATAATTTCTAGATTGTATTTTCCCAACGCTTTAAGCGTCTCTCCGTAAAAGATGTTTTTGAGCCGTTCAATCTCGGGAAAATTTTGATTCTCAATTAATAGGGAATAAGACTCTTGAATCGCTGTGCTGAGTCTTTCAAGCGTAGTTGTTTGGGGTTGAAAGACTTGTTTATGCAGATGTTCAAGGGCGCGTTGAAGGCTACTAAATAGGCGTAGTTCGTCTACACTCATTGGGGGGGATGCGTTGATGACTCTATTAGACATTGCTGTCGCCGAAGGTTCACGAAAATACTCCATCATAATTGGGATTAACATTTCATTTATATTTGAAAGGCCGTTCTCAGTCCCGTTGAACCTAAATTCTATTTTAAGTTCTCCATACTTTTTAAATTGTTTTTCTATTAGTTGTGATGGGGTTAGCCCAAGCCTACTTATCTCACGTATGGCATCTGGCGTATCGGGATTCTCTCCGAATTGCCGATATATTGATTTATCTTCAGAAAAGCTGACCCAAGGTGCTTTACTTATTGAATCAGCGTTCTTTTGAAGCCTCAAATCGTTGATGGCGTCGATCATTAGTGTTGTTTTTAGAGATTCAGAAAAATTGAAAGCTGGAGTCGGGGAGAGTCTACCTATATAGGTTTTGCTGTCGTGAGAGACTGCGCTGATGTTTTGCCAGTGAAAAATTAACCAATAAACAACTGCGAATACGGCTATGTTAATTAGAAATAATCCTAAGCAAGTAATAAGCATTGAGATTGGGCTTCCCCAAATTTGGGAGCCAATATACGAGAGGAGTAATTTTATTTTGAATAGAATAAAACTCATTCATTTAACCTTTTTCGAGGACCAATATTACGTAATTTCTGGCAACTGCTGTATTTAGCTAATTGTCATCTGGCAACTTCATTTTGAATATTCACGAATGGAAGACTCGAAGTTTAAAGTTCTCTGGATAATAAAGATTTTTACGCACGATGTAATTTGATATTAGTTTATGGTTGGTCGCGTTATGATTTTGAATTGGTTGCTACGGGCCATTCCGTGTCCGTATTTCGTACTTAACGTTCGTAAATCGGACTTCGATCGCGCAATGACTGAATATATCGGATTAGCAGTAGGATCACTTCTTGAAGTATTTTGATTTGATGAATAGGTCATGAATTTAAATTAAACGGTTATCTTTACCATTCTGTGATTGCAGATTGTGCTTCTCTTGCTAGATATAGGTCTGGCGCAAGACGGCCAACTGCACAACAAATCGGCAATTGTTTGATTTTATTAAACTCATAACTGTATATAGCCGTTATACCTCTTGGAGGAATGAATGGCAAATTCACATTTTTTTAACTACTACACGATCAGAGTAAAAGAAAAACGCAAAGAGGGTAATGTCATCATCCGTAAATTTGGTGATGAAGAGTGGGATCTCTTCCCGATCATGCAAACATACTTTGGAAACATGAATGAGTTCGCTAAAGATGAGCTTAAAAAGTCCATGTCCGGTAAGGATATAATGAAAGAGGATCAAGCGAACAATCTATTCTACGGGATAATTCAATACGGTAACTATGGAATGCAGCAAGATATTGCTCATAAAGATGGAGAAGTTACCTATAACATGAGTGAAAATGAGGGGCCTATTAAAAAACATTTTTACCTGATCTTCATTCCACCAAATTCAACGACCGGAGCGATGATATTGCATAGCATTGGGGCGGATGGAATATCAAGTCTTGTCCAGGATGGAATTACTACGATCTTTCGCGAAATTGCGCCAAAATTTATATTAGAAATAGAGCCTGTTATGTTTAATCTAAAGGCGCAGGATGAAGTTTTTCTAAACAGTATAACGGTAAACGCTTTTGAGCGGCCTTCAAAAGTAAAAACAAACAAAACTATTGGCTCCAGAGCTAAAAAAATAGCATCGATAACGATGAACACCGCTACCAAACAGGGAATTTTAAGTAAGATATTTAAATCAGAGAATGTTGCTGAAACAGTATTGGATGAAATAAATCCGGTAATTTCGCTAAAAAATGCGGATAAATATAATACCGAAGTTAAATTGGACATTGATATTCTTGGAAAGAATAAGACGCTCAAAATTAACCGAGAATTTAAATATAGTACGTCAGAAGATATGACTGGTCGTCTGGAAATGGTTGCAGGTGTGCCAACTCTCGAGTCACTGCATAAAGAAGGCGTGGGTAGTTTAAAAGTTTTAAGAAGATTAGGGGTAATTTGAATGGAAGTGTTCTCTGCGCCTTTTGAAATCCTGTCCCATTATAATAGAATCGTTAAAGAGAATTATAATGGAATCTATCCTAGATCAGAGAAATTCTGCTTCATTGCTCTACCGATTATAATGAGTTTTTGCGTTGCTCTGATGTCTCATGGGAATATTTCAACAGCAACTTCGGAGAATTTATTGACCATTCACGGGATTTTTTTAAGCGTTCTTGTTGCGTCGTATGCTCCATTTTTAGATTTTCTTAAACCAGGTGCCACAATCACAGCGAAGGCCACCGCTGAAGTTTCAGATCAAGAGTACCTCTCGACTGAATATGTGCTTTCAAAGGCCGGTGGAACGGTCAGGAAACTACTATTCATTTCAAATTCATTATGTATTGTTTTGTCCTTGGGAATCATTGTTTTGTTATGCATTCAGCCTATAGTTTGTTCAGACTTAATTCCATGGTTTTTCGATATCGGATACATGAAGGGTCAACCGGTTATATCATTTATCTATTCGTGGACCGTTTATGGATTAGTTATTACAAATGGATATGTACTGCTGCGCATCGTCGCTATTATGGCCAATAAAATCCTTACTGAGATGGATTAAGGCTAAAGATGGTTTTCCTCTAGTTGCAATTGAGTTCTAAACTCGTCCCATACGCTCCGCCATTTTTTAGCGAAAATGGCCGACCCTACAACGATGGAAATCAAAAGGAAGCCTTGAGCTTCCTTTTTTTATTTGTGGGTTTGTAGTCCATAGGTTGGTTTAAGTCGTAAGGTCCACTTTTCTCAAACCTAAACTGATCTTTTCTTATTTAGGTCTTGGTTTGTCCTATGTTTCCAAATTATCGCTAGGAAGTGATCACCATAAAGGCGAAGTTTTTCTGATGTTACACCAATTATGTTTGCCATTGATGCGGCGTCATCTGGCATTTGCCGAGCCATCTCTTCAAGAGTGAAGTTTTTAAATACTAAATAGGCGGGAATGTTTTGCTCTATAGCAAGTCGGTTCCTTTCTTGCCTCAAATCGGAAAAAAGTTTCTGAGAATAATCTTCTGAGTATCTGTGGTTGCTATTCACAGACGTCTGAACGACAAATGTGCGCCTAACTGGGGAGTATTTATTAGTTCTAAAGCTAAAGTTAAAGTTAGATGGCGCTTCCAAAAGATAGCCTTTGTAGTCCTCGCATAATACACGTTTTTGTTCTTTAAATGTGGGGTATCGGCCGCTTTTCTTCTTTTTCCAGTCCAGCCAAGCGTGAAATAATTCATGCTGATGTCGGTCCATTACGCACAGATTTCTTAATGTGTTATCAGATCTTTTTCCATTTATGTGATGTACAACCTCATTGGGAAATAGATCCCGTTTCAAAACTCTTTTTGCAATGAGCCTGTGTTCATATTCGTTAGCCCCTCGAGCAAAGATATAGCCACCTCTATCGCTTCTCTTGCCTCTAAAAAGTTTCAACAACGGAACAGCAACACTCAAGGTTGCCAAACTCACCCAGAAAATTTTTGAAATTAGGCTCGTACCTGGAATAAGTACCATTGCAACGGCGCAGACGATCGTCAGTGTTCGAGCCATGTTCACAAGGAATCTTTTCAGCTTTATTAGAAACCAGCGCATAATAGCTGATCGACATTTTTCAGATATAAATAAACTTTATTTATAGTATTTTGACTTTAAGGCAGATTTTTTCTGATATGAAACGAGGAAATGTAATTACTTGGGACATCATACAGATATGTTTGGTTTTGATACGACAGATGTCTCTGCAATTTTAGTTTTTGATTTCGTACTTTCCCTCGTACACCTGTGCGGTCCCCTCCAGATGAAATGGTTTCCTTTTGCCCGTTTTGCTTAGACGGTGAGCAATTTTTGGTGGTATGGAATTGGCTTATATAAAATACATCTGATTTCTTGGAGTCATTGCGATACCAAGGCGATCTTTTATAGGAGCAACATGAAGAATCTAATTTCAACTTTTGTGATCATCATGGCGACATCTTCTTCGGCTTTTGCAGGAACGATGTCTTTCACTAAAGATTTCATCGCGTCTACTACCTTATCTTTGGACAACGAGCCTGGGAAAAGAATAACCATCCAGCCTTACGAAACATTTTCTAGCACTGGATATGGTCGTGACGGAATTAGTGCGTTTCCTACGTTCCGGTTGGTCTTCACTCATCCTGGTATCGACTATTCAAGCGGCTATAAAAATATTGAGCCAGAACAGTTGAATATTTACTGGGAGGGTCAATGTGAAAACGGTGCCAAAGTTTTTAAAGGTGAAATGGTTTCTTACGAAGTGCTTCGAGTTGTGATGCACAATAATTCTGGCAAAGTCAGTATTCACGGTGTTGGACAAGTAGTAGGGGACTGCAACTAAGTTCGAGGTCTGTTGTAAATCGAATCGCTAATATTAAGGAAACGTCGGCTTCCCTAAAACCCAACTAGCAGCGCCCATATCAAACAAGTTGTGACTGACACCTGCGGGAAGAGCCCAGGTACTCAGATTCTGATTGAATGAATCCGCATTTAAGAACATTTGATCCATGTTCGTCATGCTTCCGGTGAAAACCCAATTGCCGATGTCTTGGTTAAAGGCATCGGCGTCTTCGAACATTCCTGCCATTGAAATGACTTTCGACGTGTCCCAAGAGCTGCCTGATTTTGCGAGCGGGCTGTTGAAGGAGCTTGCTTCGAAGAACATAAATGCCATGTCGGTCACGTTAGATGTGTTCCAGGTGCTGATATTTTGGTTGAACGCCACGGCGCTGCCGAACATCGCGCTCATATCTGTGACGTTAGAAACATCCCAATTGCCAAGAGGCTTGTTAAAGGCCGTTGCTCCGGCAAACATATCACTCATGTCGGTGACGGCAGTCGTTGTCCAGTGATTGATGTCACTATTAAAATTCGTAGCACCTTGGAAAAGTCCGCGGAAGCCACTTGCGAGCGACGTTAAGACGGGAGCATCTGTTGCGGAAATCTGCACATTCTTACAGTTTGCGAACATGAACTCCATCTTCCACCAGGCATTGGGGCCCCATTGCTTGACGTCGACGATTTTTAGTTTGTCAGTGCCGCTACAGAATTGCAGCCATGGAAGATTACTCCCTTTCATTTTCACTTCATAAATGCCTGGGGCACCGTACGTGTGCGTGATCACGCGGCCTCCGCTGGCAGGGCTATTCACCGTTTGAGTTGAAGAATCACCCCAAGAAATTTCGAAGTCGTATCCGATCCAATCGGCCAAAGGGAAACTGGCATCCGTGTTTGCCGACGAACCTCCCTCGGTATTATTGGTATTAAAGATAACGATGAAAGAGTTTTTGACGTTGGCGTTGGAAGAGGGGCCGTAAGCCGGCGCTTGGTTGCAGTCAGCATCTTGAGCGGTGTTTGCGGCTATTGAAATATTCGCGGTGCCGTCGCCCGTACAACCTG contains these protein-coding regions:
- a CDS encoding HRDC domain-containing protein gives rise to the protein MARTLTIVCAVAMVLIPGTSLISKIFWVSLATLSVAVPLLKLFRGKRSDRGGYIFARGANEYEHRLIAKRVLKRDLFPNEVVHHINGKRSDNTLRNLCVMDRHQHELFHAWLDWKKKKSGRYPTFKEQKRVLCEDYKGYLLEAPSNFNFSFRTNKYSPVRRTFVVQTSVNSNHRYSEDYSQKLFSDLRQERNRLAIEQNIPAYLVFKNFTLEEMARQMPDDAASMANIIGVTSEKLRLYGDHFLAIIWKHRTNQDLNKKRSV
- a CDS encoding BspA family leucine-rich repeat surface protein: MVLFCFLGLTGCIGNITANSWKTDLSSVTPPPLPAPSIVITGPAISSGSSATSFVYTVTYTDATTINLTNADIILGGTDFAGCNAVVTNGTTATATVTVSGCTGDGTANISIAANTAQDADCNQAPAYGPSSNANVKNSFIVIFNTNNTEGGSSANTDASFPLADWIGYDFEISWGDSSTQTVNSPASGGRVITHTYGAPGIYEVKMKGSNLPWLQFCSGTDKLKIVDVKQWGPNAWWKMEFMFANCKNVQISATDAPVLTSLASGFRGLFQGATNFNSDINHWTTTAVTDMSDMFAGATAFNKPLGNWDVSNVTDMSAMFGSAVAFNQNISTWNTSNVTDMAFMFFEASSFNSPLAKSGSSWDTSKVISMAGMFEDADAFNQDIGNWVFTGSMTNMDQMFLNADSFNQNLSTWALPAGVSHNLFDMGAASWVLGKPTFP